A window of Synchiropus splendidus isolate RoL2022-P1 chromosome 9, RoL_Sspl_1.0, whole genome shotgun sequence contains these coding sequences:
- the fam83ha gene encoding protein FAM83H isoform X1 encodes MARRSQCSSAGDNPLHPNYLPPHYREEYRLAIDALVEADLDGYYEFLQRADVVDFLSPPEIDYIQGSVQLPQQSSNPDHPYLESDGEGSSDTYWPVHSDLEVPGLDLGWPQFHHSSLPTEVTTLVNPPEPDMPSIKEQARRLIKNAQQVIGIVMDMFTDVDIFADILNAAMRNVAVYIILDEQNANHFTHMVNNCRVNLHAIQFLRVRVVSGITYHCRSGKSFKGQMMDRFLLTDCRAVLSGNYSFMWSFEKLHRCMAHLFLGQLVSTFDEEFRILFAQSQPLLIDNVPPQMEEFGLLPKRSYPNIRTSLHRDPRRFLSMDVPGQDEWVRHPYEDRMDGDWRVTQLKRQETVPGPVDMYSKFSPQQSRIEMHYDQGHSRMPKMDNAAFKRHSYAEGGHGRYSLPFMQAPAPPDLDVPGRQLHRGSQLNIGPEAEYSGHEKFWNQDYHPIEPYSERCYLPDLGPADAYDPVANYLASTRTRDFDQGPDRLQIPGDLPLSNRRLSGGQVYPSQISPTPSNTVEEKPFLQESNVDRKDPMVKKGLRNWRLNSYLSAYDNPVDEGPSLTPPLAQDPFEEPPHPVELKPQAVEFSIPKIPNVREFRVPAIPRASQIPSYAKTALSDQTKRQTEENTQVPAVTKTSEPINPAAQTETRTQSPLTLSETKTPGEAKTTPCPSESSSTTTDGDKPEELEPKEPISGLLRREESFRRKYNPGIQRSSRLRSSLIFSSLEQHTDSKTSSEQQDEESDKKETELAKLPYVSQVWSQKRTAREPFKWTPNVASTTSDSSTTKADKTDGEESKEENSKEDAQKSNDPASKETDAELKDPPEVSGPKPSKASELPSMSFLNSSPFLDMNDPDQRLMFFKELAAKRKAAKAMEAEKSSEKATKEPEIKNVVEPQKAASSVQKVGLVNSSESTEAFPKEAVKVDLQVDTTQSCENVSTDSEKMKQKISQLAAAVHISEDMQSHDSQELPKLAVKDVTAEAALKTPEKLDVVPSPVLSTDERNTLTQESDAPVDMPSSSSISIHNIDDSQTNKSDTLPTASTLLAESATEKENTSELTVSTETPSTDSKQPPSCTLSTSSAPAEDQNTSKDVPAPHAPQVELYISEEPYPAPSIQPSEGTAERPSDIDSTPASIDTVSEATSAVDPDISLNQSSPLPNVNIDSTALLSTDSPAPESNSDEAPCSQEPVEEVETDDVTPASDDTVANVPPVESDSVTPAMKEHVSPTPSPAGVLTDTLTPSLQDSQQQEAPQCEPDPTDLGADELEVEDSAESGSSTTQASTEIQTLTETGGPTTALTPISTENGLEPESECLEKNTVSPPQPADDVDLAAQSEVEKELPETADDKVAVEESAEETISIEKANDQDDQSKSEKTDVKMDEGPPPSSLPKQPKSRYHSSTANVISSSNLRDDTKLLLEQISAHSQSRNEMSKEAPVTDDEKEDEADKMANVGVKPNGKGRQKTPQERQVLLEKIQSMRKERKVYSRFEVRTPETRERIALFV; translated from the exons ATGGCACGTCGCTCGCAGTGTTCCTCCGCCGGGGACAACCCTCTCCACCCCAACTACCTCCCGCCTCACTACCGCGAGGAGTACCGCCTGGCCATTGACGCTCTGGTGGAGGCCGACTTGGATGGATACTATGAGTTTCTCCAGAGAGCAGACGTGGTGGATTTCCTGTCCCCCCCTGAGATAGACTACATTCAAGGATCGGTCCAGCTGCCGCAGCAGAGCTCCAATCCCGACCACCCTTATTTAGAATCCGACGGGGAGGGCTCCTCGGACACTTACTGGCCGGTCCACTCCGACTTGGAAGTTCCCGGTTTGGATCTGGGCTGGCCTCAGTTTCACCACtccagtttgcctacagaggtCACAACCCTAGTTAACCCTCCCGAGCCTGACATGCCGAGTATCAAGGAGCAAGCGCGGCGACTTATCAAAAACGCCCAGCAG GTGATTGGCATCGTGATGGACATGTTCACTGATGTCGACATATTCGCCGACATTCTCAATGCCGCCATGAGGAACGTTGCCGTCTACATCATTCTGGATGAGCAGAACGCGAACCATTTCACCCACATGGTGAACAACTGCAGAGTTAATCTCCATGCGATCCAA TTTCTGCGGGTGAGAGTTGTGTCCGGCATCACATATCACTGTCGCTCAGGAAAATCCTTCAAAGGTCAAATGATGGACCGTTTCTTGCTGACCGACTGCAGAGCGGTGCTCAGCGGAAACTACAG CTTCATGTGGTCTTTCGAGAAGCTCCACCGCTGCATGGCGCATCTTTTCCTCGGACAGCTTGTTTCAACTTTCGATGAAGAGTTTCGGATACTGTTCGCCCAGTCGCAACCGCTCCTTATTGACAATGTGCCGCCCCAAATGGAGGAATTTGGCCTCTTACCGAAAAGGTCGTATCCCAACATTAGAACTTCGTTGCACAGAGATCCGAGAAGATTTCTGTCGATGGATGTTCCCGGTCAGGATGAGTGGGTGAGGCATCCCTATGAGGACCGTATGGACGGAGACTGGAGAGTGACGCAGCTAAAAAGGCAGGAGACCGTTCCCGGACCAGTGGATATGTACAGCAAGTTTTCACCGCAGCAGTCGCGGATTGAGATGCATTATGATCAGGGTCACTCAAGGATGCCCAAGATGGACAATGCAGCCTTCAAGCGACACAGTTATGCTGAAGGCGGCCATGGCAGATACTCTTTACCGTTCATGCAAGCGCCAGCACCACCGGACCTCGATGTCCCCGGCAGGCAGTTACACAGAGGCTCTCAGCTGAACATCGGGCCAGAGGCCGAGTACAGTGGCCATGAGAAATTCTGGAATCAAGACTATCACCCAATAGAGCCCTATTCAGAAAGGTGCTACCTACCTGACCTGGGACCAGCCGATGCCTACGACCCTGTGGCGAACTACCTGGCCTCCACTAGAACCAGAGACTTCGATCAGGGACCAGACAGATTACAGATTCCAGGTGACTTGCCTTTGAGCAATAGGCGGCTGAGCGGTGGGCAGGTGTATCCTAGCCAAATATCACCCACCCCCTCAAACACAGTGGAGGAAAAGCCTTTTTTGCAGGAGTCCAACGTGGACCGAAAAGACCCCATGGTGAAAAAGGGCTTAAGAAACTGGAGACTTAACTCGTATCTCAGTGCTTATGATAATCCAGTCGATGAAGGGCCGTCGTTGACCCCTCCATTGGCTCAGGATCCTTTTGAAGAGCCGCCGCATCCAGTCGAGCTGAAGCCTCAAGCCGTGGAATTCTCAATACCAAAAATCCCGAATGTCCGAGAGTTCCGAGTTCCAGCGATACCCAGGGCCAGTCAGATTCCCAGTTACGCCAAAACAGCTCTGTCTGATCAGACGAAAAGACAGACGGAGGAGAACACTCAAGTGCCGGCTGTGACCAAAACCTCCGAGCCCATAAACCCTGCTGCACAGACAGAGACCAGAACACAGAGCCCATTAACCCTGAGCGAGACCAAAACACCTGGAGAAGCCAAGACCACCCCGTGCCCGTCAGAGTCGTCATCAACAACCACCGACGGTGACAAACCAGAGGAGCTGGAGCCGAAAGAGCCCATCAGTGGGCTGCTCAGGCGCGAAGAGTCTTTCCGCCGGAAATACAACCCTGGCATTCAGAGGAGCTCCAGGTTGAGATCTTCTCTGATTTTCAGCTCGCTGGAGCAACATACAGACTCCAAAACTTCTTCTGAACAGCAAGACGAGGAAAGCGACAAGAAGGAGACGGAACTGGCGAAGCTTCCTTATGTATCTCAGGTGTGGTCCCAAAAAAGAACAGCGAGAGAACCATTTAAATGGACTCCGAATGTAGCCTCCACAACCTCTGACAGCTCCACCACCAAGGCTGATAAAACTGATGGAGAAGAGTCTAAAGAGGAGAACTCAAAGGAAGACGCACAGAAGTCGAATGACCCAGCCTCAAAGGAAACAGATGCAGAGCTAAAAGATCCACCTGAAGTGTCTGGCCCCAAACCTTCTAAAGCTTCTGAGCTGCCGTCCATGTCTTTTCTCAACAGTTCTCCCTTTTTGGACATGAATGATCCGGATCAGAGGCTGATGTTTTTCAAAGAGCTGGCAGCCAAACGCAAAGCTGCCAAGGCCATGGAGGCTGAGAAGAGCTCAGAGAAAGCAACAAAAGAGCCAGAGATTAAAAATGTCGTCGAACCACAAAAGGCGGCTTCATCCGTTCAGAAGGTTGGTTTGGTGAATTCGTCAGAATCAACAGAGGCTTTTCCTAAAGAGGCTGTGAAGGTTGACCTGCAGGTTGATACAACTCAAAGCTGTGAAAACGTGTCTACTGATtcggaaaaaatgaaacaaaagatcAGCCAGTTGGCAGCAGCGGTGCATATTTCAGAAGACATGCAATCACATGACTCTCAGGAGCTGCCAAAACTTGCTGTCAAGGATGTCACCGCCGAGGCTGCTCTGAAGACACCTGAAAAACTTGATGTTGTTCCGTCACCTGTGCTGTCAACGGATGAACGCAACACACTGACTCAAGAGTCCGACGCACCAGTCGACAtgccatcctcctcctctataTCGATTCACAACATAGACGATTCCCAGACCAACAAGTCAGATACACTCCCCACCGCTTCTACACTTCTCGCTGAATCAGctacagaaaaagaaaacacgtCAGAGTTAACCGTTTCCACGGAAACGCCCTCCACTGATAGCAAACAGCCTCCCTCCTGCACCCTATCCACTTCAAGTGCTCCTGCTGAAGACCAAAACACTTCCAAAGATGTTCCAGCACCTCATGCTCCCCAAGTAGAGCTGTACATATCTGAGGAACCGTACCCCGCACCATCCATCCAGCCTTCTGAAGGGACAGCAGAGAGACCTTCTGATATAGACTCAACTCCAGCCTCAATAGATACAGTGTCAGAGGCGACGTCAGCAGTTGACCCAGATATTTCTCTGAACCAAAGTAGCCCCCTTCCAAACGTAAACATTGATAGtacagctctgctttcaactgACTCACCTGCACCTGAAAGTAATTCAGATGAAGCTCCTTGCTCACAAGAGCCTGTAGAAGAGGTGGAGACAGATGACGTTACACCTGCATCTGATGATACTGTAGCTAATGTGCCTCCTGTGGAATCTGACTCTGTTACGCCTGCAATGAAGGAGCATGTCTCACCCACGCCCAGCCCTGCAGGTGTTCTGACAGACACGCTCACACCGTCTCTGCAAGACTCACAGCAACAAGAGGCCCCCCAATGTGAACCTGATCCGACTGACCTTGGAGCAGATGAACTGGAAGTGGAGGATTCAGCTGAGTCCGGTTCTTCGACCACTCAGGCTTCAACAGAAATTCAGACTTTGACGGAGACAGGGGGGCCTACCACCGCCCTCACCCCCATCTCAACAGAAAACGGACTTGAACCTGAGTCTGAGTGTTTAGAAAAGAACACTGTCAGTCCACCGCAGCCTGCTGATGATGTTGATCTGGCTGCTCAGAGTGAAGTAGAAAAAGAGTTGCCAGAAACTGCGGATGACAAAGTAGCAGTTGAAGAGTCTGCTGAGGAAACTATATCTATTGAAAAGGCAAATGATCAAGATGATCAATCCAAAAGTGAAAAGACAGATGTCAAGATGGACGAAGGTCCGCCTCCATCATCACTGCCCAAACAGCCCAAATCTCGCTACCATTCGTCCACCGCCAACGTGATCTCAAGCAGCAACCTCAGAGACGACACAAAGCTGCTGCTGGAACAAATTTCTGCTCACAGTCAGAGCAGGAATGAGATGAGCAAAGAGGCTCCTGTTACAGACGACGAGAAGGAAGACGAAGCCGACAAGATGGCGAACGTAGGGGTGAAGCCGAACGGAAAAGGGCGGCAGAAGACGCCACAAGAGCGACAGGTATTGCTGGAGAAGATCCAGAGCAtgaggaaggaaagaaaggTTTACAGCCGCTTTGAGGTACGAACGCCCGAAACACGTGAAAGAATTGCTCTTTTTGTTTGA